The Desulfuromonas sp. genomic interval CGCCACGGGACTCGCCTTCGGATTTCTCTCCACCGTCCTGCTCAAACTCTTCCTCGGGAAAATCCGCCAATGCGACCCCTTCCTGGTCGGTGCCGCAGCCCTTTCCCTCGTGAGCCTTCTCGTTTGATTCCCGAATCGGATGCGCCAGCGCTGATCGATTCGCCAAAGCATGTCTTCTCCGGGAAATTTTTCTCGGCGGCAAAAAAGAAGTTGACACCCCAGAGCCCCTTTTGCTATAAAGTGTCTCCGTTGCACGGGGCTATAGCTCAGCTGGGAGAGCGCTTGAATGGCATTCAAGAGGTCGACGGTTCGATCCCGTCTAGCTCCACCAAAAACGACAAGGGGTTAACCGAAAGGTTAACCCCTTTTTTCGTACCACTCTTCTTAGCGGTCACCCAGCTTCTCTCCGCTCACCGCACAAACATCGGTCACTCATTTAGCGTTTTCAGAGTCTGTGATGTCTCTGGGTGACTAGACTCTGCATCCCACCATTGATTATCCAACTGTAAAAGTGGCTGACCCTCTGTTTCCCCCCGTAAGCTCCCCCAAAGGATAGACATTTCAAAAGTAGAGATTCCAGCTTTTTTGGGATGCATTCAGCGGTCGTCATATCTCCCGGCGAACCATGGGGACGCTGCTCGTTGTAGCCGACCATCCACCAGTACGTCGCCTCTCGGGCCTCGCATTGAAGCTATTGGCCTGCCTCAGTAGAGGGTGGGGCTTTCTCTGCTTTGGCCTCCGGAACTTCGGCTTCTTTGGCTTTCTCGGTGCTCTCTTGCTTATTGGTGTCTGGCCTCCTGAGTGTCTCACCCGTTTGCTGAAAAACCTTGGCCAGAGTCGAAGTTTCTTTAAACCAGAGATCGAGAGCCTCTAGATTTCGAAGAATGCCATCCGTGTTTGCGGCATCGGTTTCGAGATACCCGATCATCTCGACAACAATGGCAAGGAACTCGCGGTTCGCCGGGTCCGTTAACGGTGCGAACGAAGGATTCAATGTTCCGAATTCCCTGTTGATGGCCTCCAGAATTTCGAGTTTGTTCTCCGTGGAGAGAACTTCAGGATTTTCCCTGAGATGGTCTCTTATTCTTCCGAGTTCGACAATCTTCTCGGCGGGGAAGAACGATTCGGCAAAGGCCGCCCCTGGAGCAAACTGTCCCAGACAGAGCGTAACAACAAACGCAAGGACAATGCTGCAGACCCCATAATGCTTCTGACAACGACATGACATAATCTGTGTTCCCCTATTGATTTCCAAGAGGTGCGTGTATCTCACTATGGAAAGCAGATCTGTAACAATCGAACGGGTAAAAGCCCGTTCATGCAATGGGGAAATTAATCACAAGCCAGGATATTCGTCAACACCGAATCCAATGGGAAACAAAATTCGGCCTTCGGAACAGTCATTTTTACTTCACCAGAAACGAGTCGAGAGACCGGCCCTTTTACGTGTCGCAAGCCAAAATCTCCCACCCTGTCGATATCAAACCGGCAGACAAGCCAGCCAGAATTTTTCGAGCAGGTCGTTTACCTTTGATCGAAAAAGCCTGCCTTCCATCAGCAGAGGCAAGGCACATGCTTTGCTTTGTTCCAAAGACTTGAAAGTTATCGGTACCGCCGCCTTGCCTACCTTGAAATCTTCTTTTCGCCTTATCCTTTCGGGCGCACATTGATTCAGAAAAGCATGCCAGCAAGTCCATCCCTATTTGCCGTGGCAGACAAAATGATCTGAAATGAAATTTTTTCAACGAAATAATCAATCCCTCGATACTTTTTATGTTACACTGTCTCAAAATTTATCTTTGATATCTGTAATGGCCCATGTTATAAGAACGCCCCAAACAACAATTCAAAGGAGAACTGAAATGGCAAACCTGCTGGAAATGGCCACTGAAATCGTCGCTTCTCACGCCTCTACTTCCCCCATGAGCAAAGAGGACCTTATCGCTGAAATCAGCGAGATCTACAACGCTCTTTGCGCCATTGAGAAGGGGGAAACTCCTGTTGTGCAAGGTGTTGAAGAGGAAGCCGCTCCCGCTATCTCCAAGCGCAAGGCATTCGGCAAGAAACAGATCATCTGCATGATCTGCGGCAAGGGGATGAAGACCCTCGCCCGTCACCTCAAGACCGCACACGGCATGACCGCCAAGGAGTACCGGGCCCAGTTCGACATCCCCCGCACACAGGCCCTCGCCGCCAAGGATTACTCCGAATCCCGCAAGCAGATGGCCATCGACCGCGGCCTCGGCGAGAACCTGGCCAAGGCCCGCGCCGCCAAGGCCAAGAAGAAGTAAGCAGGCCTCCAGAATACAGACGCAACAAAAGCTCCTCGGCCCGGTCGGCCGGGGGGCTTTTTCATTCCGACGGCCCGTTCCGCCTGAAAACGACAGGAGCCCCCAGGTTGAACAACCTGGGGGCTCCTGCAATCTGTGCCCTGCACTTCCCCGGCGAATTCGGGGACGGCTTTCGGGTGGGTCCGCCCGCCCCCGGTTCATTCCGGTTGGGCCGAAGGCGCTTGCCGGTCAAAGCAAGGTTACTTGACAAAGTAGCCGGCGACCCGCCAGACATTGTCCTCTTCGAGCATCAGGGTGACCTGTTCTTTCGCGCTCTTTTGAACTTCAAAGCTGGAATCGAAGAACATCAGGATGTATTCC includes:
- a CDS encoding MucR family transcriptional regulator codes for the protein MANLLEMATEIVASHASTSPMSKEDLIAEISEIYNALCAIEKGETPVVQGVEEEAAPAISKRKAFGKKQIICMICGKGMKTLARHLKTAHGMTAKEYRAQFDIPRTQALAAKDYSESRKQMAIDRGLGENLAKARAAKAKKK